The region CGACTGAGGATAACCATTCATAATCAATGTGGCCCTGTTTATCATAATAACCATCATCTTCAGCTACAGGGCTGTCATATACTGTATAGGCATGCAGTTGGTTGTGTTTCTCTGACAACTCCTGAATACGATCTTTCATGGCATGGACATTTCCGTTTTGAGCTGCTTGCAGATAATAAACTTCTCGCTCAGGCTGTTGTTTCAGCGTTGTTTCCAACATACTCATCAGTGGTGTTAAGCCAACTCCTCCAGCAATTAATACCAATGGACGTGTATCTTCTTGATCCAGGACAAAGTCTCCTGATGGTGCACTAATTGGTATCGTGCTGCCTATTTCAACCTGATTGTGCAGATAGTTAGAGACAATACCGGCTGGAAGATCCCCTTGAGCATCTTCCCGTTTGACACTGATCCGGTATACCCCTTCATCAGGTGCACAGGATAAACTGTATTGGCGTAAGTGGGTATATGGTTCCCCTTCAATTTCAGCCTTAACTGTTACATATTGTCCAGGCTGGTAACTTGGGAATGGATTTCCATCCGCTGGTTCAAGATAGAACGATGTGATCACATCGCTTTCCACTACTTTATCCACTACTTTGAATGAACGAAAGCCTAACCAGCCACCGACTTTGTTTTTTGTTTCTTCATACATTTTGCGTTCAGTCTCAATAAATACGCTGGCAATTACGTTATATGCTTTTTTCCAGGCGTTGATAACATCATCACTAGCCGTGTCCCCCAACACTTCTTTCATTGCTAGTAATAGATTTTCCCCAACGATTGGATATTGCTCCGGTCTGATATTTAAGCTGCGATGCTTTTGGGCCACTTGCTTAACCTTTGGCAGGATTGCCTCAAGATTATCAATGTTGGCAGCCGCAGCCAATACTGTACCAGCCAGTGCTTTTGATTGATCTCCTTTTCGCTGATTGGTCTGGTTGAAAATATTTTTTAGTTCGGGATGATTTTCAAACATGCGTTGATAGAATCGTGAGGTAATGACATCCCCTTGTTCTTGCAAAATTGGTACAGTAGCTTTTACAATATCCATAGATTCCTTATCTAACCCTGTTGTAGCTTGTGTCAAAGCAAAGCACTCCTTTGATTTAATGATTACTGGAATTACTCACTTCCAGCTTTGACGCCCCTAACCAGGCGCCGTTTGTTTTAGGATTTTAAACATGTATTTTGAATACATCTTTATTGTATATAACTATATAATCTGTTTCAATAGGGTGAACGGGATTTACTGTTACAGTTTTGTGAATAAAATAACAAGGAGCAGAACGATGAACCTAAAAAAATATACCGATTATGCTTTGCGTGTGCTCATATT is a window of Lentibacillus daqui DNA encoding:
- the hmpA gene encoding NO-inducible flavohemoprotein, which gives rise to MTQATTGLDKESMDIVKATVPILQEQGDVITSRFYQRMFENHPELKNIFNQTNQRKGDQSKALAGTVLAAAANIDNLEAILPKVKQVAQKHRSLNIRPEQYPIVGENLLLAMKEVLGDTASDDVINAWKKAYNVIASVFIETERKMYEETKNKVGGWLGFRSFKVVDKVVESDVITSFYLEPADGNPFPSYQPGQYVTVKAEIEGEPYTHLRQYSLSCAPDEGVYRISVKREDAQGDLPAGIVSNYLHNQVEIGSTIPISAPSGDFVLDQEDTRPLVLIAGGVGLTPLMSMLETTLKQQPEREVYYLQAAQNGNVHAMKDRIQELSEKHNQLHAYTVYDSPVAEDDGYYDKQGHIDYEWLSSVVPTNNASFYFCGPKGFMRAMYQVLKKHQVADQDIHFEIFGPADDITATA